Proteins co-encoded in one Clarias gariepinus isolate MV-2021 ecotype Netherlands chromosome 13, CGAR_prim_01v2, whole genome shotgun sequence genomic window:
- the si:ch211-266o15.1 gene encoding uncharacterized protein si:ch211-266o15.1 isoform X2, producing MQRCGRPVKMTARAQRRMLNENVAFVEEEKQKETKSSSGLEIPKSDVSKPVTEDDELDGLPVFGADEDDGDLESSSSQKDDQDESGNRSSEEAKEIEGGESVHVPQTEDRTSQNVDSVPAKERGDEVIYSPLKKIKDEPIDEDYDKALISSTDSDISHVKEELENGDHESLVPLDELRISSVFSVRGNSDAISAPVAAPQPSTFTAVTQSASAIRPPPIVLQAQMQPHFQAHLQLQPKTLAQLQPHLQTHLQAQLQTHLQPQLQLQAQLQAHLQTQLQPQLPHQLQPQLQQQPQLSHQLQPQLPHQLHPQLPHQLQPQTPPQLQTQAQPHPQAQPAHQLQPQPPPPPQPHPPPAPVRICCSGCSKVLQKGQTAFQKKGSNQLFCSTVCLTGFTLPPAPIIVPKKTCHLCLKVIGNPKDLITVPVDSSNTLKEFCSLSCLSIYKSRVEGLVEEDPVIKCAVCRNSSEIQHEVNHQGVLHRLCSDECFSRFRSSKRLSMSCCESCGNCTVTGNYHLVQVEDTIKKFCSPACISTFKQKSGKRVHCPCCQDLKAMDQMLEGTNAQGVIEFFCSARCVANSQASCTLSGASFPCTNCQKLAVPQYHLAMPDGSIRNFCSYECVGRFQERLHRTVQMNGGSFHGPNTGIHPPVPHRSSAEGYNPAPNAVPASNQNTILPYVPASRQQQPEALVPVKLTCKQCQKQFVCKPEILQFKNHVGFFCSRLCCNTYKRERDVKAVCEYCKEEKVAKEVVVYEKQPRTFCCEGCKLLYKHNYTKQHGGQCRVCAYCCNITHKAIQNHFGGKLEEFCSEECMSLHTVLFYEMGKCHACRNQGPLKESIRWDETVRHFCNLQCLFHFCSKNVIPDQPNSNGINTAATTAQAPLSLSKDMPVIGGVVSLASALAGNTALTGALPTSNASSKIIGDASTQTDASVNGDPQQRRMLKNKAVMCKPINDERSIQCDLEPPKLLSETAIDENGEKIRLVPLPIPVPVPVYIPVPMNLYTRYTPLPLGFPLPIPVPLLVPASQESTQPISTKGGVPTQSSVEDEEVEKAKTRPLSHGDQGSTYSGDLESEARSTPFSWVDPEDSSHNLKPPVPSIELEGSKDPPAVSTASDLLDLEKDIPLGPNDQEATKEQKSSAKRRKRGKKGCDVEETKSFKQELDVADCTQSILDTNLEQFNTESSQDAESLFISSECAPIEDDLDEEQNTFKCGKELGSFSGSPIPSGPSLRPRNENVRAQTFCTKKQFCVYCQKSNTKIARHLERLHSNETDVAYALSFPKKSKRRHMLLEQLRKKGNYQHNIEVIRNGNGDIVMQKRTKRKRSVMDYLPCQYCLAFFVRHGLEKHENVCKNKMISESCSEPLELLNTESCFHPDPELNGESLIKLNLVQLQSPTLFSSEAQSHPDLAASLESSANNCSGLLLQHNLEPSSFSSTESSPGFSDQTDLKPGLGSSPVFGQPCPEPFLSTNSDQIRQSPTVDFCDERTFLSSPDSSPHAFEFHLQPNEYISPTAIHPTTKTCYQSSLTISAESNPDANNFEFCLPSTPEPGPLPYPDSSPSHLSVDTCLEEVLRSSPETSHPRTPEYCSAVEFNVKTTLESCLESTMVCPDASSSANMNSEFCHQPSVSQMSSPGPTQPSFESFFLSGCDVRPPPSLESCTQTTFISNHESMFQSFTQDEKTSPKTSPCCIPGSDHLTIADPSQTSFETLSVSPKTSILPHPESDFGPQISFENGNESVLQCSSGTSLFPSSKTLHPQSVESNTKPSGKPCFTSSRKCSSPPPRSPKANAESLPQIPTAHSPSSDSDASNGFDNNLIYSKKSIGSSTESLTCQKKPVETTDVDSDFSSSSCVKTRSQRKAASSCVRSNASLNCSSSPELSQRIGLNKTPNRESLGKKRQYCLYCKKSCIKMARHLSQKHTKEKEVAHALSFRKGSKKRLLMLEQLRKKGNYQHNIEVLKNGNGELIICKRPTKDHSMVMYLPCQYCLAFYIRNDLWRHERSCKMRTDGSSVSLRRTVSSTMLPLKSSTSGDLEEAIDGLMQDSIFHHIRDDALICKYGARLFVKLGRAKKHQVYIVQKMRQLARFMLVVKGLDGSVQYLHQLCTPSRLDLVIKGAGIVSGFDETLRKFEKPSVAIKIGNTIRQAAEVICGENVMEGDAETVANVKEFIRLFEKKWILCAKNASKAAKLGSTKADGCLDKPSAALSARQGNCPVGKKPRKTQKLKSHSCSTNQGDGENAESSESNGLQIFPNRNLRSSTAAVAPSTDPATQSSVSQQVKVPYPKSQMLTSKIKIRTPKGAKKQFCHYCKKPFIKIARHLSKNHAEEKDVAHALSFPKRSKTRHNLLKQLRNKGNYEYNVKVQETGSGELIPQRMVKKDTLLTAYQACPYCLGFYLRRDLWRHLRSCNMKKEEKTPPGKRRLRSTYFKNIPMHDCLSEGCQNLVRNMRDDDISKCLRNDALICKLGNSLYEKNKLEKEGRDYIAQKMRTLGRFMLVVRELDDSVSDLYQVCTESRFSLALEAVKKLVDFNPHSKQFKKSLALKIAASLKGAAEVALEEKGMQAEARKQAEEFIELLGTDLLFCKSSHIYATNKETKQDVLHLVEDVVKLHKFLTEAQDKAKSELMEHSNRDVWKRLRECILAEITLFNRGRKSMAEKMLLEDYIHRDKQPITGKMSEPLTKLEQALSDVLIRARVTCKSGRSGPILFTQRMASSLDILIKYRKDADVFADNPYMFPQVTSDGHIRAHDCIRTFARSCDASKPEVYAHKSVATVFQILSLNGSEKERLTVLMDDGSFDFQTLNEDVSQLAKICTLLESMDEGVGESKVTGLSRASARRHKWKNEEQEAVRRQLGNYISISKVPGKIDCLDCIRAEPQALKSRTWMDVKYYVYNTIVAKKRKRRSLNRTDSESESDEDDLVAPEPAAKRTLRERRR from the exons TCATTGGTTCCTCTGGATGAACTGAGGATCAGCTCTGTGTTTTCTGTTAGAGGAAACAGTGATGCCATTTCTG CTCCTGTTGCAGCCCCGCAACCTTCCACATTCACCGCTGTGACTCAGTCAGCCTCAGCAATCAGGCCACCTCCAATAGTCCTGCAGGCTCAAATGCAGCCTCATTTTCAAGCACACCTCCAGCTTCAACCCAAGACTTTAGCCCAGCTTCAACCCCATTTGCAGACTCATCTTCAGGCCCAGCTTCAAACCCATCTCCAACCTCAACTCCAACTCCAAGCACAGCTTCAAGCGCACCTTCAAACCCAGCTCCAACCGCAGCTCCCGCATCAGCTTCAGCCGCAGCTCCAACAGCAACCGCAACTCTCACACCAACTCCAGCCGCAGCTCCCGCACCAACTCCATCCGCAGCTCCCGCATCAACTTCAGCCGCAGACCCCACCACAGCTCCAGACGCAGGCCCAACCCCATCCTCAGGCTCAGCCTGCACACCAGCTCCAGCCGCagccccctccccctccccagCCGCATCCCCCTCCAGCACCTGTGCGAATCTGCTGCTCGGGCTGCTCTAAGGTCCTTCAGAAAGGTCAAACCGCATTTCAAAAGAAGGGTTCTAATCAGCTGTTCTGCTCCACTGTGTGTCTAACCGGATTCACGCTGCCTCCAGCCCCCATTATCGTCCCAAAGAAAACCTGCCACCTCTGTCTCAA ggTGATTGGAAATCCTAAAGACTTGATCACAGTTCCAGTTGACTCATCAAACACTTTGAAGGAATTTTGTAGCTTGTCATGTCTGAGCATTTACAAGTCCAGGGTTGAAGGCTTAGTTGAAGAGGACCCCGTTATTAAATGCGCCGTGTGCAGAAATTCCAGTGAG ATTCAACACGAAGTGAATCACCAGGGCGTTCTGCACCGTCTCTGCAGTGACGAATGCTTTTCGCGTTTCCGCTCTTCTAAAAGGCTGTCCATGAGCTGCTGCGAGAGCTGCGGCAACTGCACCGTCACGGGCAACTATCACCTCGTTCAGGTCGAGGACACTATTAAGAAATTCTGCAGCCCAGCCTGCATCAGCACTTTTAAACAG AAAAGTGGTAAGAGGGTCCACTGCCCCTGTTGTCAAGATCTGAAAGCTATGGACCAAATGCTGGAAGGTACAAACGCACAGGGAGTAATAGAGTTCTTCTGCTCCGCCAGATGTGTAGCTAACAGCCAGGCGTCCTGCACTTTGTCAG GTGCTTCATTCCCGTGCACGAACTGCCAGAAGTTAGCTGTGCCTCAGTATCATCTGGCTATGCCTGACGGATCCATTCGGAACTTCTGCTCATACGAATGTGTCGGCAGATTCCAG GAGAGGCTGCACAGGACCGTTCAGATGAACGGAGGATCCTTTCACGGTCCCAACACCGGCATCCATCCTCCCGTACCTCATCGTTCATCTGCCGAAGGATACAACCCAGCTCCTAATGCAGTGCCTGCTTCCAATCAGAACACCATCCTGCCGTACGTGCCTGCTTCTCGACAGCAGCAGCCAGAAGCTCTCGTTCCCGTCAAACTGACCTGCAAGCAGTGTCAGAAGCAGTTCGTCTGTAAACCCGAGATCCTACAGTTTAAG AATCACGTGGGCTTCTTCTGCTCACGACTTTGTTGCAACACGTATAAGAGAGAAAGGGATGTCAAAGCAGTGTGCGAGTACTGCAAAGAGGAGAAGGTGGCCAAGGAGGTTGTCGTCTACGAGAAACAGCCGCGGACTTTCTGTTGTGAAG GCTGCAAACTGCTCTACAAGCACAATTATACCAAGCAGCATGGGGGTCAGTGCAGGGTTTGTGCTTACTGCTGCAATATCACCCACAAAGCCATCCAGAATCACTTCGGGGGCAAACTGGAGGAGTTCTGCTCGGAGGAGTGCATGTCTCTCCACACCGTTCTTTTCTACGAG ATGGGAAAGTGTCACGCTTGTAGGAATCAGGGACCACTTAAGGAGAGCATCAGATGGGACGAAACGGTCCGACACTTCTGCAACCTGcagtgtttgtttcatttttgctCCAAGAACGTCATCCCTGATCAACCAAATAGCAACG GAATCAACACTGCTGCCACCACAGCTCAAGCTCCATTATCTCTCTCGAAAGACATGCCTGTAATCGGTGGTGTTGTATCATTGGCCTCTGCATTAGCTGGCAACACTGCACTCACAG GAGCGCTGCCTACCTCAAACGCCAGCTCGAAAATCATCGGCGAT GCAAGCACCCAAACAGATGCTTCTGTCAACGGAGATCCTCAGCAGCGACGGATGTTGAAGAACAAAGCCGTCATGTGTAAACCTATCAACGATGAGCGAAGCATCCAGTGTGACCTTGAGCCTCCAAAACTACTCTCTGAAACAG CCATTgatgaaaatggagaaaaaataaGACTGGTGCCTCTGCCAATACCTGTTCCAGTCCCCGTGTACATTCCTGTGCCCATGAATCTGTACACTCGGTACACACCATTACCACTGGGATTTCCTCTTCCT ATACCTGTGCCACTGTTAGTGCCAGCTTCTCAGGAATCTACACAGCCAATTTCGACTAAAGGTGGCGTCCCTACACAAAGCTCAGTGGAGGATGAAGAAGTGGAAAAGGCCAAGACCAGGCCCTTGTCTCATGGAG ACCAGGGGAGTACCTACAGCGGGGATTTGGAGTCTGAGGCTAGATCGACCCCCTTCAGTTGGGTAGACCCTGAAGATTCTTCACACAATCTTAAGCCACCAGTACCTTCAATTGAGCTGGAAGGATCTAAAGATCCTCCTGCTGTCTCCACAGCATCCGACTTGCTAGATTTGGAAAAGGATATTCCTCTTG GACCAAATGATCAGGAAGCAACAAAGGAGCAGAAATCATCAGCAAAACGACgcaagagaggaaaaaag GGGTGTGATGTTGAAGAAACGAAGAGTTTTAAACAAGAACTGGACGTAGCTGATTGTACACAGTCCATCTTGGACACTAACTTAGAGCAGTTCAATACGGAATCTTCCCAAGATGCAGAATCACTTTTCATTAGTTCAGAATGTGCTCCGATTGAAGATGATCTGGATGAGgaacaaaacacatttaaatgtgGTAAAGAACTTGGCTCGTTCTCTGGGTCACCGATACCTTCAGGGCCAAGTCTAAGACCAAGGAATGAAAATGTTCGAGCTCAGACATTTTGCACTAAAAAGCAGTTCTGTGTATACTGTCAAAAATCAAATACCAAAATAGCAAGGCACTTGGAGCGATTGCATTCAAATGAAACAGATGTCGCATATGctctcagctttccaaaaaaatctaaaagaagGCATATGCTACTGGAACAGCTTCGTAAGAAGGGCAATTATCAGCATAACATTGAAGTTATTCGAAACGGAAACGGGGATATAGTTATGCAAAAacgaacaaaaagaaaaaggtcgGTCATGGATTACTTGCCCTGCCAGTATTGCCTAGCTTTCTTTGTCCGGCATGGATTGGAGAAACATGAGAATGTATGCAAGAACAAAATGATTTCAGAGTCATGTTCCGAACCCTTGGAACTGCTGAACACTGAGTCCTGCTTCCATCCTGATCCAGAGTTAAATGGTGAGTCGCTTATCAAACTAAACCTGGTCCAATTACAAAGTCCAACTCTGTTTAGCTCTGAAGCCCAGTCACATCCTGATCTTGCAGCAAGTCTTGAGTCTAGTGCCAATAACTGTTCTGGACTCCTTTTACAACACAATCTTGAACCAAGCTCTTTCTCAAGTACTGAGTCAAGTCCTGGATTTTCAGACCAAACCGATCTTAAACCAGGCCTTGGATCAAGTCCTGTGTTTGGCCAGCCTTGTCCTGAACCCTTCCTTTCCACCAATTCAGATCAGATTAGGCAGTCTCCTACTGTAGATTTCTGTGATGAGCGCACTTTTCTATCTAGTCCTGATTCAAGCCCTCACGCTTTTGAATTCCACCTACAACCTAATGAGTACATAAGTCCCACAGCTATTCATCCTACTACCAAAACTTGCTACCAAAGTAGCCTCACAATCTCTGCTGAAAGCAACCCAGATGCCAATAACTTTGAGTTTTGCTTACCATCTACCCCTGAACCTGGTCCACTGCCTTACCCTGATTCAAGCCCTAGTCATCTAAGTGTTGACACATGCTTGGAAGAAGTTTTGAGGTCCAGTCCTGAAACCAGTCATCCCCGTACTCCTGAATATTGCAGTGCTGTTGAATTCAATGTAAAAACTACTTTAGAATCCTGTCTTGAATCCACTATGGTGTGCCCTGATGCATCTAGCAGTGCAAATATGAATTCTGAATTTTGCCATCAGCCTAGTGTCAGTCAAATGTCTAGCCCAGGTCCTACTCAACCGAGTTTTGAGTCTTTTTTTCTATCCGGGTGTGATGTCAGGCCACCACCGAGTCTGGAATCGTGCACTCAAACCACTTTCATATCAAATCATGAATCCATGTTTCAGTCCTTCACACAAGATGAGAAAACTAGCCCTAAAACCAGTCCTTGCTGTATTCCTGGATCTGACCACCTAACTATCGCAGATCCCAGTCAGACAAGTTTTGAAACTCTATCAGTTAGCCCTAAAACTAGCATTCTGCCTCATCCTGAATCAGACTTTGGTCCTCAAATTAGTTTCGAAAACGGCAATGAGTCTGTTCTTCAGTGCAGTTCTGGAACCAGTCTATTTCCTTCTTCTAAAACTTTGCACCCCCAAAGTGTCGAGTCCAACACAAAACCTTCTGGCAAACCCTGTTTCACATCTAGTAGAAAGTGTAGCAGTCCTCCACCCAGGAGTCCTAAGGCTAATGCAGAATCGTTACCACAGATCCCCACTGCCCACTCCCCCAGCTCAGACTCCGATGCTTCAAATGGTTTCGATAACAATTTGATTTACAGTAAGAAGTCAATCGGGTCATCAACAGAAAGCTTGACGTGCCAAAAGAAGCCTGTTGAGACTACTGACGTAGACTCCGATTTTAGCTCATCATCTTGTGTGAAAACTCGTTCTCAGCGCAAGGCTGCGTCCTCCTGTGTGCGTTCAAATGCAAGTTTAAACTGTAGCTCCTCTCCAGAACTGTCCCAACGgataggtttaaataaaacGCCAAATCGTGAGAGCTTAGGAAAGAAAAGGCAGTACTGTCTTTACTGTAAAAAATCCTGCATCAAAATGGCACGCCATTTGAGCCAAAAACATACGAAAGAAAAGGAGGTAGCACACGCCCTTAGTTTTCGAAAGGGGTCTAAAAAGCGGCTTCTAATGCTTGAACAACTTAGAAAGAAAGGGAATTATCAGCATAACATTGAAGTTCTCAAAAATGGAAATGGCGAGCTCATCATTTGTAAACGACCAACTAAAGATCATTCCATGGTCATGTACCTGCCTTGTCAGTATTGCCTGGCATTTTATATCCGCAATGATTTGTGGAGGCATGAAAGAAGTTGCAAAATGAGAACAGATGGCAGCTCAGTTAGCCTTAGAAGGACTGTGTCATCAACAATGCTTCCGTTAAAAAGCAGTACTTCTGGAGATTTGGAAGAAGCTATTGATGGTTTGATGCAAGACAGCATCTTCCATCATATAAGAGACGATGCTCTGATTTGCAAGTATGGCGCTAGGCTTTTTGTTAAACTTGGACGTGCTAAAAAGCATCAAGTATATATAGTGCAGAAAATGAGGCAATTGGCAAGATTTATGCTAGTTGTTAAAGGGTTGGATGGTTCTGTTCAGTACTTGCATCAACTGTGCACTCCATCCAGGCTTGATTTGGTCATTAAAGGTGCAGGGATAGTAAGTGGGTTCGATGAAACTTTGAGAAAATTCGAAAAACCGTCGGTGGCAATAAAAATCGGAAATACTATAAGACAAGCAGCTGAAGTAATTTGTGGTGAAAATGTTATGGAGGGTGATGCAGAAACTGTCGCTAATGTTAAAGAGTTTATTAGGCTGTTtgagaaaaaatggattttaTGCGCTAAAAACGCTTCCAAAGCTGCCAAACTTGGTAGCACAAAGGCTGACGGCTGCTTAGACAAGCCTAGTGCTGCACTCTCGGCACGTCAGGGGAACTGTCCGGTGGGCAAAAAACCCAGAAAAACTCAAAAGCTTAAGTCGCATTCCTGTAGCACTAATCAAGGTGATGGTGAAAACGCAGAGAGCTCTGAATCAAATGGGTTACAGATTTTCCCCAATCGAAATTTACGCAGCAGCACTGCTGCCGTAGCGCCATCTACCGACCCTGCCACACAGTCTTCTGTGTCTCAACAGGTTAAGGTCCCGTATCCAAAGTCACAAATGCTtacttcaaaaataaaaataagaacccCAAAGGGTGctaaaaaacagttttgtcaTTATTGTAAGAAACCCTTCATCAAAATAGCAAGACATTTGTCAAAAAATCACGCGGAAGAAAAGGACGTAGCCCATGCGCTCAGCTTCCCAAAGAGATCCAAAACTCGACATAACTTACTTAAACAGCTTCGTAATAAAGGTAACTACGAGTATAACGTTAAAGTTCAGGAGACCGGAAGTGGCGAACTCATCCCACAGAGAATGGTAAAAAAGGATACTTTGTTGACCGCCTACCAAGCTTGCCCTTACTGTCTGGGTTTTTACCTCCGACGTGACTTGTGGAGACATCTGAGATCGTGCAATATGAAAAAGGAGGAGAAGACTCCCCCTGGCAAAAGAAGGCTACGGTCGACCTATTTCAAGAATATTCCAATGCATGACTGTCTTTCTGAGGGCTGCCAGAATCTTGTTCGCAATATGAGGGATGATGACATCTCGAAATGTTTAAGGAATGATGCCTTAATCTGCAAATTAGGAAATAGtctttatgaaaaaaacaagcttGAAAAGGAAGGACGCGATTACATAGCACAAAAAATGAGAACACTAGGGAGATTTATGTTGGTCGTGAGGGAGCTGGATGACAGTGTTTCGGATCTTTATCAAGTGTGCACTGAATCCAGGTTCAGTTTGGCTTTGGAAGCTGTGAAGAAGCTTGTCGATTTCAATCCGCACTcaaagcaatttaaaaaatcattagcGTTGAAAATTGCCGCTTCCTTGAAGGGGGCTGCCGAGGTTGCTTTAGAAGAGAAGGGCATGCAAGCTGAAGCTAGAAAGCAAGCCGAAGAATTCATTGAGCTGCTGGGAacagatttgttattttgtaaatCCTCACATATTTACGCTACAAATAAGGAGACCAAACAGGATGTTCTACATCTGGTTGAAGATGTTGTTAAACTGCATAAGTTCCTCACAGAGGCACAAGACAAAGCAAAATCGGAGCTGATGGAGCATTCAAATCGTGATGTATGGAAAAGGCTGCGTGAATGCATTCTGGCTGAAATCACTCTGTTTAACCGAGGACGAAAGAGCATGGCTGAGAAAATGCTGCTCGAGGACTATATACACAGGGACAAACAGCCCATCACAGGAAAAATGTCTGAACCCTTGACAAAGCTGGAACAAGCACTTAGCGACGTGTTGATAAGAGCACGAGTCACTTGTAAAAGTGGACGCTCGGGTCCCATTTTGTTTACCCAAAGGATGGCATCGTCTCTGGACATCCTGATCAAGTACCGTAAGGATGCAGATGTCTTTGCAGACAACCCGTACATGTTTCCTCAAGTGACAAGCGACGGTCACATAAGGGCACACGACTGCATAAGAACCTTTGCCCGCAGTTGTGATGCAAGCAAACCCGAGGTGTATGCACACAAATCTGTGGCTACGGTGTTCCAAATACTGAGCCTTAATGGCAGTGAGAAGGAGCGATTAACTGTGCTCATGGACGACGGAAGCTTCGATTTCCAAACACTAAATGAAGACGTCTCACAGCTGGCAAAAATCTGCACTCTCCTGGAAAGCATGGATGAAGGAGTTGGTGAAAGCAAGGTTacag GTCTCAGCCGTGCCTCTGCCCGAAGACACAAATGGAAAAATGAGGAACAGGAAGCCGTGAGGCGGCAACTGGGAAATTACATCTCCATCAGCAAAGTGCCAGGCAAAATCGACTGCCTGGACTGTATCAGGGCCGAGCCACAGGCTCTCAAGTCAAGAACGTGGATGGACGTTAAATATTACGTTTATAACACAATAGTggcaaagaaaaggaaaagaaggagTTTGAACAGGACGGACAGTGAAAGCGAAAGTGACGAAGATGATCTCGTTGCTCCGGAGCCCGCTGCAAAAAGAACTCTCCGGGAAAGAAGGCGGTGA